The genomic region atgtatcctaacgacttatcggttagacacactaatgcaaacctggttcgctaagaccaccgctctgataccacatgtcaaaacccgtccttaaccataagaacgtgttaaataacgtatgatttcattgcgaggtattgacctctatatgcgacatttttaaaagaaaaactgcatatattatacattacaaaccatgattcttatttttgttacaagctttggacaacataaaaatgattatcgtttagcgataatcttcgacttacaaactttacatataatgataacaacacggtttctagcatattttacaacacagatcctcgggtatgcagttttatttttgacacaaatatgcgtacgcaagatcctgctcaaattcaacattatgcagcggaagctttagtaatctcctgagaatagacatgttttaaaaggtcaacataaagttggtgagatataggtttagtgccggcagcaatatatatatatagaccacaagatttcgtatataaactgtttaataaaaatattctaagtggttgagcacttggtaaccatacttaacatttaatcacgtcgcatatttcctttaatatgaaatcttactacaccgtaccaagtgtagtcacaaaacgaagtactgtgcaaccgttgaatactggtcgtccagtccggttggggttgtcaggcccgatagatctatcaacaggattcgcgtttacaataccgctgtaaatattagttaccaagctacagggaagtatgccagtggtacaactcaacgtagaatatatttttcagttacttgtgtccataacgtaaaacataaaatacatgtattctcatcccgaaatatttagagtttaaaagtgggactatatactcacgttcgtcttgaagatatatatatttttgacttggtcttccggttgatatcacgaacctatccatatataatatatcaataccttttctttttaaacaaacgtctcatatatatacttgttatacttttaatactttgaataattccttagtccgtagttagcatttcgttgttagtaattcaattttaatggttcatttgtagatgtttaatatacccgcaatgaaataaataaaacccccaacgaaataaataaaaccccatagtatatgtattggtcgagattaatcttgacccacggtaccggtgttgtcaaatgacgtgttgcgtacataaagtaccggtgttgtcaaatgacgtgttgcgtacaaacatgggatcttatgattaatcttctcgtattgtttatgggtgatcctgaaccatataaaattgaattataagtacatatatataaaatatcatgttatcttagaaagatgtgattttatttaatttttcccaattaatcccgaagttaaacaagtcttggataaccaattttgtttcggtcatagtttcttcgttacaaatccgttttcgttgattcaacttgccatctccttggatcgagttcctctttaagactatgaactgaaaataccttggtttgtattcaaaatcacacggcataggtgaaactttagtgaaacttatgaagttaaatattttcctttatgtaaacaaccttaaatgattatttttctaaaaatacttatactttgaattaaatcatgaaatttttatgtgttatcatattcatattaaaaatcatttttccagaagataaacttccaattcaaagtttaagatggtttttaattatccaacccaaaacagtccccggttgcactccgacgtcgtaaaaacagtttttaaggtgttctttgaaaaaccaagttataccttgttaaattagtatgtaattaagttatattacaggtcttgaagtattttaaaagttaagttagaaggatctatttagtttgcaaacaagtttgaaaactttcaaactatgttcttgttgttaaaattttataccacaaaataagatagctatatatatatgaatcgaataaggttatgaacatagttactacctcaagttccttggacaaggttgctgtaaaagaggagtaagaacctagaactaaaagggtgatggaattggatgaaagattggaagtaagtttgtgttcttggaaggattcttgaagtgtttttgtaagggttttcttatggtgattaagtgatgtttttgaagctaaatgatggggaaaatgcttggagatgatcaagtatgaagttaagagtattttgagagagaaatgggagtgtaagtatgagaaaatggggtgaagaaatggtgtgcatgcataaaaacgtttttaggttataaaggaaaaaaaagatacctaactttgttttcttgctaaataattcatgctacttgacaaatggttggttccacatgtttcttaatcatttaaggctgctaaggagcagatttttattggtatataccaatagtaaatacatctagaagctgcgtatgatacgggtacatataccctagatatacgtgtagaaatctttgagaaaacggaacgaggattcaaatatagctatcttttttaaatatacttatattgttttatgtatgtaagccctttaaaagtgataaaatacatatctatacgatgcatgtataagtattataggttataagtatttatgtcgaagaacgttacgtatagttatcgttttgaaaacttaagttagtagtttcaaaatatacttataactcattgttattagtacccaatgagatgttaaacatccttagatcatgttaaatatatataaatacatatatatacataaacgtataattatcgtatgttatatagttcgtgatatcatcggtcaaattgaacggtcaaacgttgtgtaaaactcttttcgaagacataagtctcaacaatttggattgcttgtcatgttggtaaggtttaatttatgtaaatattaatcttataaatatagaatgatcgaaaaagtgcgggtcattacaaatacCTAGCTTAAGGTGTTGATTTAATCACAAGATctcttgtggtttgactaaattatccCCAAAAGCTCCACATATTCACTAGAACCCTAAATAACTTGATTCTGCCTTGTGATTCACGGTTTTGTTTGTTTCTAAAGATCCCATCAACATTTCATCCGTGGTATCAGAGCTTGGATTAAAGAAACAACATGGATGTAGTGTTTTATTAAAGATCTAGAGCTTGAACTTTTGGATTTTTGAGTTCTAAAGAGAAATCATCATTAAATTGAGCCTTTTTACGTTTAATTTTCATGTTTAATAGTGTGTTTATGTTATACTTGTTATATTCCAgcttataattataaaattttatGTTTTAACATAAAAAATGAAAGATTTGgttgattaaccgtacttgactcTGCTGCTACATGAGTGAGTATACGTATGAGGTTCAACTGCACGGTTGACACCACGAGTTAGTAGTGAAGCCCAAGCTTCACCTTTTTAAGTTGGAAGACTTGTTAGAGATTTTGTTGGTTTGTTACACGCACGAGTGACATCTGAAACGCACGGTTCAATATACTTGTGACAACTGAAACGTACGTCTTATCACACACTTGACTTTAAACGTATAGTTCATTGTTTTACGTTTGTGTTTTCTGCTTATTGAAAGTGTTTGAGACTCAATGAATTATTCTTATTCCATCAAtccatatctatctatatctatattatatataataacaaagttttttttttcctAATCATTTTCAAAAAGATTCAAATGGACAAGAAAGAACCAttagatcaaaaatcaactttcaAAATCAACCGTTGGATCGAGTGATCACTCAACAATTGTCTCATTCCTCAAATCAATTTTTTGAGTGACTACAATGTCCTTTCCTCTTTTTAGCAATCAATAATATGGTAAACAAAATTAAACATTTAGATCCGTCAGTTCACCAACAATTAACGCAGTGTGGATTCCTCTCAAAGATTGAAGAGTAAGAATTCATAACAATCATTAGATTAAAGAGTTTTTTCGAAACTTACACTGCAGAGATGATCCGATCCCCTATGATATCAAAATTAGTTAGTTCGATCTGTATTAAATTAGGGTTCAAGTGTCATATTAGGGATCAAAATTAGCAGTTCTTCTTTTTATTCGATGTTATTGCCTATTCATTTATCGAATTAATTATGTTTGCTGTTTGATATTGATAACAGGATGTTCGTGGAAATATTGATTCTTGATTACTTGATTCATAAAGTCATCTTAATTGGTTTGTAGATCGGGAAGCTATACAAGTATTCAATCAAATTCATCAATACATCAGGGTTAATGATTTCTTAAATTAGTTTGTGATAAGTGGCCATCTTCAATATTCTGCTATGCCTAATCTATTTGCAAACAGCAACCCTAATTTCATATTTGCAGTTACAATCCCATCTTCGACAGATTGAATTGAAAGTAAGAATGAGGTCCGAATGATGAATTATAACCTGTAGTAGATCCATTTTTTAGGTCCTGTTTAAGGTTGTCGTTACAAACACCTCTTCGACCATCTTAACTTCGGGACAAGGTTTGATTTTTACATGTTTTACAGATTTTGAATCACTTTAACTTACTTTGGTTGTATATATATCCTTATTATCGTTCCAGTAACTCGTGAATTTGTATCTATTTATATTTGTAGGATTTTGTTTCGTTAAATGTTATAAATTAAATGTATAAATGTTGCGTGTTTATGCAGTTTAATCAGCTTCATTTGTTCGAAAGAGCATTATCAGCGGAATCAGTTGAGTATGCTAAGGTCTATAGTGTGAAGCTTTGGGCTACCAATGAATAAGTTCCGATAGGAGGTTTTGGTGTGTTACCTTCATAGTTATTTTTAgtgttgtgttattattattattattatttttttttttttgtatttctaATTGTTGAAATTACAAATTAATATGCAGATTTTGGTTGAGGTTAATGAAACTGGGTACATTCTAAGGAAGTCTGAGCATGGTTAGACACTTCTCATCTTTGAGGTAATACTCATCTTTTTATTCGATGAATCTTTTAAATATCACACTTTAACATCTTTGATACAGTTTGCTTAAtcttttaatttattaaataagaTATGTGTTTCTTAATTCATTCGTTTTCATTGTGAAACAGTTTGATGAGTGACTGAAGTTGATCTGATATGGTTTGGCATTTGAAGAATTTAATCTCATTAAGCAGAATGGATGAATTCGATCTGGAATGTATTCAAAAGTGATTTCTTTTATCCTCTTCCTGCTATACTTTAATTccatatatcaaatatcaatatgtaCTGTTGATTTCTTCAACTGTTGCGTgtaattctatatctatatgtatcgTTTTATTTTGAAATCCCCTCATTTGAGAGTTTTGCAAGTTTGGATGTTTGACTGGAACTGAAATGATACAAAGATGTATTCTGCAGAGGATTTTGCTGAAGTGGGTTTATCAAAAGGGCAAAAGTTGAAAGCTTTGGATATTATGGCAAAAGAGATGGATATTTGTCCTGCCTTACATCTCATTACTAATACATCATCATACTCCAATGTGGAGTCAATGACTCTTGCGAAAGTTGTAGTTGCATTCGGGAAACCGGAGCTTAGTCACTCGTGTGTACTGTGTAGTACTAAAGACTCTCAGAGTAAGCACAATTTACTCTACAATTTAAATAAGTAGATCATTTTCAATTGTAAAGTGCACTATAGGTTTCAAAATGGGTCGGTCAATGGGTGAGAAGTTGTTGCATAGAATGTGAGTGCTTTTTTGTTACATGTCAAAGTGGATCGGGTCAGCCTAGGTTTTCTCGATTAACATCTTTAACATAGAAGTCTGCTTTTCTTTGTTTATAATTTCTTTCAGAAGCACGCATTGCAGTTACAGCTTGCATCTTACTAGGAGTTTCAGTAGCTAATACAAATTCGCTTGGTACAGTTTCTAGCTTGGGTGATCCCGAACTCAAAGTCTCCCTTTACACTATTTTCATTTTTATATGTTATGTTTGAAATACAGGTTTGATTAGCTTGGGTGATCCTGAACTCAAAGTAAGTTTCCCTTTAACATACTGGTAACACGTATGATTCTTACAAGTATGTTAAACAAAACAAAGAAAAATAATTCTCTGATAATGAGACCTTTTGGACCAAATGATAATGCATGTTTACAAGGATGTTTACTTTTATATTTTCTTAACCTTTTTAACGCTTGATGCCATGTGTTTCTTTTTTGGTTTTACTGATACAGGGATCTGTAGGTCCATTATATGCTCTGCCAGAAGTAGGTAATGTGTATACACCTGTACTTGATAGAATTGAAAGCCCTTTGCACTTAAAGAACCTATCACATAAGCTTTTATTAACTGCTTAAACCATTCCTTATGGGTGGCAATTTCAACTCATTCAATTCTGAATGGGTTGATTTGGGTTGTGTTAATTCAGGTCAGTTGGGTCTCAAAGACTTTAAAGTTGCCTAAAGTCCCTTGTTTAATGCATTTGTCTTATTCATAGATGTTATTGTTACCGTTATTAATAGATTAATTGGTTACAAAAATATATAGACAAAAGTGTTAGTGGGTTAGCCTGACCCTTCAAGTTGCGACACAAGCTAAACAAGACCCGACCCTTCaagttattattttttaaaaataattcCAACTTTTTTATTTTTGGTTGGTTCATGTATTGTGTATTGAGTTTGCATACACTGTATAAAGTTAGTGTTAGTAGAAGTCTATTGGTTGATTAATTGTTAAAAGACAGATGTTGACCTTCATCCCATTTTAAAACATATCTTTTATAACCTGATAACTTGCATCAGGGACAACTTTCGCCCACTGACTGAAGCAGAATCATGGAGTGTATCTTTtaatttattagttttattatttttcataattaatgatcgaatctcCTACATGTATAGTTATTGAATGTAAGATTCAATATATGTTAAAgaagtttttttttatattaattacaATTGCTATTTGATTTTCTAATCATTCTCTTTTAGAATAAATTTACCGTGTTAACAAATGTTGTGCATAACAAATACAAGTGTAACCAAGCCTGTGCAAGTGGGTCTTGGACATCTTGATCAATTATAATAATAACTCTTATAATAAAAGAGAAGGTGCAAATCTAGGTGGAGTGTCTTGGTACTCCATATAAAATGGACTTCTTTGATATGCCATGGGCCTATCGCTTTTGAATTCCTTGTGTGATGAAAGTCTTGAAAATGTGACAAATCAATTATCATTTTGTACAAAACAACATTAGTAGGCTTCACATGTTTTGTTACATCAATTAAACTAAGTACAAAAGGTTATATGTATAATCCCGCCaagtcgcgggttataaactagtttatATAGAAAGATATGTCTTGGTGACCAAGCTTCTAACTAACAATATATATAGTTAAATACAATTCTAAACAATATGTCATTCTAATAATAACCAAATATctatatatgaaatatatcaaTGGCTAATATATTATGGAAAATATATGGAATATATCAATGACTATATATGGAATATATCAATGGCTAATATATTAGCCATTGATATATTCCATATATAGATATTTGGTTAATATTAGAATGACATATTGTTTATAATTGTATTTAGCTATATATGGTTAGTTAGAAGCTTGGTCACCAAgacatatatttgtatataaatatggattgaTGGAATGAGAATGATTCATTGAGTCTCAAACACTTTCACTTATTATATCACTTGTAGGGTTGATTGTTTGCTCGCACAAACCCGTTGTTCTTTTGATTCCGCGTCTAACAAAAATATAGCTCGATTGGTATGCATATATGTATCATCGTCCGAAATAATCATGCCAGAATAAATAGTGTAGAGTTGTGCATGTTCTAGGTTTTGTCTCTAAGGAGGTTTATCCTAAATATTACGCTTGCTCCATGTGACCTAGGTCTTATTTGACTAGTAAACATCAATGACTGCCCTAACTTTGTTTATAAAAGGTCTTCCTAGAACTATGAGAGTACTTATATCCACATGAATATCCATAACCATAAAGTCCATAAAGTCGGTCGTGGAAAAATCTGTCCGCCTTAACCAAAATATTCTATACTATACCTTTTGGACAACTAATGATTTGATCAGCTAGTTGGATTGTCATCTTAGTTGGTTAGAGATTTTCTAGCTCCAATCTCTTAAAAAGAGAGTACAACATAAGGTTGATGCTTGCTCATAAATCTACTAAAGCATGAATTTCTCCTGAATGGTATATGGAACATGATAACGTAAATCTTCCGGTATCTCCTAATTATTCAGTTATTCAGGTAATGAATTGTTAATGATTGTTGAGCATTAAGCACTTAATATGAGGTTGCAAACTTTAGGGACTTTATCTTTAGTTGAGAGGAATTTCCTAAGGTATCGACCGGTTAGGTACTTTGGGTAAGGCTTCTAAGAAACTTCCGTCTAGCTTATAGGACGTGAGCTACTCCCTTTTCTTAAGTCGTCCAAGGTATTGAATGGGTATACGGCTCTTAGGAAGTTGTTTCATAATAGATGCAGACTCGGTGTATACTGTTGGTGTAGAAATAAGAGGCTCTTCCACGGGTGGCATAACGGTGGGTTGACTAGCTGTCATGTGAGAGACTAGAGCATCCATTTGTTTAGCTTCCTCTATGCGGTGGTTTTGAAATATGTTCCTAGACAAACTACCTCTAGTCCTAGTGTCAA from Rutidosis leptorrhynchoides isolate AG116_Rl617_1_P2 chromosome 9, CSIRO_AGI_Rlap_v1, whole genome shotgun sequence harbors:
- the LOC139866735 gene encoding putative chloride channel-like protein CLC-g isoform X1 translates to MNSIWNVFKKDFAEVGLSKGQKLKALDIMAKEMDICPALHLITNTSSYSNVESMTLAKVVVAFGKPELSHSCVLCSTKDSQKARIAVTACILLGVSVANTNSLGLISLGDPELKGSVGPLYALPEVGNVYTPVLDRIESPLHLKNLSHKLLLTA
- the LOC139866735 gene encoding chloride channel protein CLC-c-like isoform X2, with protein sequence MNSIWNVFKKDFAEVGLSKGQKLKALDIMAKEMDICPALHLITNTSSYSNVESMTLAKVVVAFGKPELSHSCVLCSTKDSQKARIAVTACILLGVSVANTNSLGLISLGDPELKGSVGPLYALPEVGTTFAH